A genome region from Methanolinea sp. includes the following:
- a CDS encoding F420-dependent methylenetetrahydromethanopterin dehydrogenase, with protein sequence MVVKVGVAKLGNIASGVMAELLLDERADREDMITFMATSGTKLQPEDIDRVVNNLIAWKPDFAIVVSPNGVLPGPTGARERLAAAGIPTIFITDDITTKKEWAEIKDGKFGYIIMKGDAMIGARREFLDPIEMADYNGNLIKVLSITGAFRKLQMALDQVIDQVKAGKKGSELVLPKLVVTSDKAVEGEFSNPYALAKARAAYEIAQSVAMVNVKGCFMTKEWEKYIPIVCSAHEMMRIAATLCDEARELEKACDGVVRKPHKKDGVIVSKTKLISKPE encoded by the coding sequence ATGGTTGTGAAAGTAGGAGTTGCGAAGCTGGGCAATATCGCGAGTGGCGTGATGGCCGAGCTCCTCCTCGACGAGAGGGCAGACCGCGAGGATATGATCACGTTCATGGCCACGAGCGGCACGAAACTCCAGCCCGAGGACATCGACCGCGTCGTCAACAACCTGATCGCGTGGAAACCCGACTTCGCCATCGTCGTATCCCCTAACGGCGTCCTCCCCGGACCGACGGGGGCACGCGAGAGGCTCGCCGCGGCAGGGATCCCGACGATCTTCATCACGGACGATATCACGACGAAGAAGGAATGGGCCGAGATCAAGGACGGGAAGTTCGGCTACATCATCATGAAGGGCGACGCCATGATCGGTGCCCGCAGGGAGTTCCTCGACCCCATCGAGATGGCGGACTACAACGGGAACCTGATCAAGGTCCTCTCGATCACGGGCGCGTTCCGCAAGCTCCAGATGGCCCTCGACCAGGTGATCGACCAGGTCAAGGCCGGGAAGAAGGGATCGGAGCTCGTCCTGCCCAAGCTCGTCGTCACGTCTGACAAGGCCGTGGAGGGAGAGTTCTCGAACCCGTACGCGCTCGCAAAGGCGAGGGCAGCCTACGAGATCGCGCAGTCTGTCGCGATGGTCAACGTCAAGGGCTGCTTCATGACGAAGGAGTGGGAGAAGTACATCCCGATCGTCTGTTCCGCGCACGAGATGATGCGGATCGCGGCGACCCTCTGCGACGAGGCGAGGGAACTGGAGAAGGCATGCGACGGTGTCGTCCGCAAGCCGCACAAGAAGGATGGCGTCATCGTCTCCAAGACAAAGCTCATCAGCAAGCCGGAGTGA
- a CDS encoding galactose-1-phosphate uridylyltransferase, with the protein MFTVTEIRSGTSTIQVREEHVSGLRCKISPERLNRRLDARYVPPAPPAGCPFCGDAVERVTPTFPDGSRIAVGESLTFPNLFPFAEWHTVTVVTRAHHVDAFSARQIEDALAAQVQSLAHVPGYPSINWNFLPSAGASIAHPHIQGLVDRRPPVLAERYMEGGFRYLVRHGETYWESLVEKEREGARFLFGDEVCWIAQAVPLGEREVRAVLPVTTLSDFEPYIGTFAEGLLSILEMYRSLGTHAFNMSIFFDREKRENGFRVFCSVISRINPNESSTSDSAFMERIHQEPVILTLPEDLGHFYRNGGKPG; encoded by the coding sequence ATGTTCACGGTCACCGAGATAAGGTCTGGGACGAGCACGATCCAGGTCCGGGAAGAACACGTCTCGGGCCTCCGGTGCAAGATATCCCCCGAGAGACTGAACCGCCGTCTCGACGCGAGGTACGTCCCCCCGGCTCCCCCCGCGGGGTGCCCCTTCTGCGGGGACGCGGTGGAGAGGGTGACACCGACGTTTCCCGACGGGTCGCGGATCGCCGTCGGCGAGAGCCTCACGTTCCCGAACCTCTTCCCCTTCGCGGAGTGGCACACCGTGACCGTGGTCACCCGCGCCCACCACGTCGACGCGTTCTCGGCCCGGCAGATCGAAGACGCCCTTGCCGCCCAGGTCCAGTCTCTCGCGCACGTGCCCGGCTACCCGAGCATCAACTGGAACTTCCTCCCCTCCGCGGGCGCGAGCATCGCCCACCCCCACATCCAGGGCCTCGTGGACCGGAGGCCCCCGGTCCTCGCCGAGCGGTACATGGAGGGGGGCTTCCGGTACCTCGTCAGGCACGGCGAGACGTACTGGGAGAGCCTCGTCGAGAAGGAGCGCGAAGGCGCACGATTCCTCTTCGGCGACGAGGTATGCTGGATCGCGCAGGCGGTCCCGCTCGGCGAGAGGGAGGTCCGGGCTGTCCTCCCCGTCACGACCCTCTCCGACTTCGAGCCCTACATCGGCACGTTCGCGGAGGGGCTCCTCTCCATCCTGGAGATGTACCGGAGCCTCGGGACACACGCCTTCAACATGTCGATATTCTTTGACAGGGAGAAGAGGGAGAACGGTTTCCGGGTGTTCTGCTCGGTCATCTCCCGCATCAACCCCAACGAGTCCTCGACGAGTGACTCGGCATTCATGGAGAGGATCCACCAGGAACCCGTCATCCTCACCCTCCCCGAGGACCTCGGGCATTTCTACCGGAACGGGGGAAAACCGGGATAA
- a CDS encoding 5,10-methylenetetrahydromethanopterin reductase, translated as MTTYGIEFVPGAVNVKQVVNYCKLAESKDIDYAWITNHYNNRHCYPTLAMVAANTTTLKMGPGIMNAFTDTPAAMASFICTLNEISDGRAVLGIGPGDLSTLPKIAINPVKPVARLNEAVTQIRRLIAGEEIKKSGMEFFDYDGAKLTGVTLPGKKGIPIYIGAQGPKVLELAGTIGDGALINASNPKDFQVAIPIIKAACEKVGKKNFDVGAYTAMSIDMNEKKARNAARIVAAFIAAGSPPEVLQRHGLDANKVAIIKSALAKFDFKTAGETVDDKIIDAFTIAGTPDTVKQKCEDLVKAGVTQIIFGSPLGPDMTTSIRLLGKYIV; from the coding sequence TTGACAACCTATGGAATAGAGTTCGTACCAGGTGCGGTCAATGTCAAGCAGGTCGTGAATTACTGCAAGCTCGCCGAGTCCAAGGACATTGACTACGCGTGGATCACCAACCACTACAACAACCGCCACTGCTACCCGACCCTCGCGATGGTCGCGGCGAACACGACGACCCTCAAGATGGGCCCGGGGATCATGAACGCCTTCACGGACACCCCGGCCGCGATGGCATCGTTCATCTGCACGCTGAACGAGATCTCCGACGGCCGTGCGGTCCTCGGGATCGGCCCCGGTGACCTCTCCACGCTGCCGAAGATCGCCATCAATCCCGTCAAGCCCGTCGCACGGCTCAACGAGGCGGTAACCCAGATTCGCAGGCTCATCGCGGGCGAGGAGATCAAGAAGTCAGGCATGGAGTTCTTCGACTACGACGGTGCGAAGCTCACCGGGGTCACCCTGCCCGGCAAGAAGGGAATCCCGATCTACATCGGTGCCCAGGGACCCAAGGTCCTCGAGCTCGCGGGGACGATCGGTGACGGTGCCCTGATCAACGCGTCGAACCCGAAGGACTTCCAGGTCGCGATCCCCATCATCAAGGCTGCCTGCGAGAAGGTCGGCAAGAAGAACTTCGACGTGGGTGCCTACACGGCGATGTCCATCGACATGAACGAGAAGAAGGCACGGAATGCCGCGAGGATCGTCGCCGCGTTCATCGCCGCGGGTTCCCCGCCCGAGGTGCTCCAGCGCCACGGCCTCGACGCGAACAAGGTCGCGATCATCAAGTCCGCGCTCGCGAAGTTCGACTTCAAGACCGCCGGGGAGACGGTCGACGACAAGATCATCGATGCCTTCACGATCGCCGGCACGCCGGACACCGTCAAGCAGAAGTGCGAGGATCTCGTCAAGGCAGGCGTCACCCAGATCATCTTCGGGTCCCCGCTAGGCCCTGACATGACGACGTCCATCAGGCTGCTCGGCAAGTACATCGTCTGA
- a CDS encoding NrpR regulatory domain-containing protein, with amino-acid sequence MIHTERKYIEILRILKEHSEPMGAKRLSELMAERGFVLSDRAVQYYLRYLDEMGFTRKVGNQGRVLTPYGHQETENALVGDRVGFIISKLERLAYRSTFNPETSTGDVAYNLSIVPEERLGEATAAFDEVVAARCGFFSRYRIVDSDPRIPKGRVGILSICSITMDGVFQREGIPVRMAYGGRLAIQHEEATHFVDLIGYRGTTIDPLQLFISSGLTSLSSLVRTGSGIALANVREIPAVAESRARETVARMKRAGFVFPVALGSSVFNLVLDPYRLAIVAYSGMNFVANAYEKGIPIKTEIGAGTIPFSRFLGE; translated from the coding sequence ATGATCCACACCGAGAGGAAGTACATCGAGATCCTCCGCATACTGAAAGAACATTCCGAGCCGATGGGTGCAAAGAGACTCTCGGAGCTCATGGCGGAGAGGGGTTTTGTCCTGAGCGACAGGGCCGTCCAGTACTATCTCCGGTACCTCGACGAGATGGGCTTCACGCGGAAGGTGGGGAACCAGGGCCGCGTCCTCACCCCGTACGGTCACCAGGAGACGGAGAATGCACTCGTCGGCGACAGGGTGGGGTTCATCATCTCGAAGCTCGAGCGCCTCGCGTACAGGAGCACCTTCAATCCCGAGACCTCCACGGGGGACGTCGCGTACAACCTCTCCATCGTCCCCGAGGAGAGACTGGGCGAGGCAACCGCGGCCTTCGACGAGGTCGTCGCGGCGAGGTGCGGTTTTTTCTCCAGGTACCGGATCGTCGATAGCGACCCGAGGATCCCGAAGGGGAGGGTCGGGATACTGAGCATATGCAGTATCACCATGGACGGTGTCTTCCAGAGGGAAGGGATACCCGTCCGGATGGCGTACGGGGGCCGGCTCGCCATCCAGCACGAGGAGGCGACGCACTTCGTGGACCTGATCGGGTATCGGGGGACGACGATCGACCCCCTCCAGCTCTTCATCTCCTCGGGCCTCACCTCGCTCTCGTCCCTCGTCCGGACCGGTTCCGGGATCGCCCTCGCAAACGTCCGCGAGATCCCCGCGGTTGCCGAGAGCAGGGCGAGGGAGACCGTCGCACGGATGAAAAGGGCAGGGTTCGTCTTCCCCGTCGCGCTGGGGAGCTCGGTCTTCAACCTCGTCCTCGATCCCTACCGGCTCGCGATCGTCGCGTACTCGGGGATGAACTTCGTCGCAAACGCGTACGAGAAGGGAATCCCCATAAAGACGGAGATCGGGGCGGGGACCATTCCATTCTCGCGGTTCCTCGGGGAATGA
- the dcd gene encoding dCTP deaminase, with product MILSAREIRRRLGKDSRDGDLVIEPYSEECQQPASYDLRVGGDFVLSPGICTLVNTLERVELPADIAATLRCRSTFGRMGVVLTAGFVDPGFRGQLTLCLVNMGQSHLTIRKNDRVAQIIFHQVTDGGMVYEGKYQDSTGVIQAR from the coding sequence ATGATCCTCTCCGCGCGCGAGATAAGGAGGCGTCTTGGGAAGGACAGCAGGGACGGAGACCTCGTGATCGAGCCCTACAGCGAGGAGTGCCAGCAGCCCGCATCCTACGATCTCCGGGTAGGTGGTGACTTCGTCCTCTCGCCGGGAATCTGCACCCTCGTCAATACCCTCGAGAGGGTCGAGCTCCCCGCGGACATCGCGGCGACACTCAGGTGCAGGTCGACGTTCGGGAGGATGGGTGTCGTCCTCACGGCAGGGTTCGTCGACCCGGGATTCCGGGGGCAGCTCACCCTCTGCCTCGTGAACATGGGCCAGAGTCACCTCACGATCAGGAAGAACGACAGGGTTGCCCAGATCATCTTCCACCAGGTCACGGACGGCGGGATGGTGTACGAGGGGAAGTACCAGGACAGCACGGGAGTCATCCAGGCGAGATGA
- a CDS encoding PEGA domain-containing protein: protein MFLVGAAGAVTVVVNVYERDGNVTPVPGASLYANGAFIGKSDAGGSIQFSHPGEAPVGVTVKKLGYATWTGEIDPNTTALSVEMTRAKVALTVEAYDTDTLLPVPAARVKVSGPGVSNATTTDVNGSATVLLESNAVYTVEVEAPGFRLYERAIEVGFEEKNLQVLLVREERFSVTVRDAATGEPVPGARVSVDGAERGVTDPRGALFLSLPRGKVYAIAVTKEGYEEYRSQQIVGEDQAIVPVSLSKSTAVVFVNVYGEGRNPLEGAMVTVDGKPAGSTNKYGRLQVPNLTYGTYTLNVTAPGHVPVSRSLAVSSRTEDVHVELPRARVNVTLVATEGESGRVAGATVLVNGTPAGTTGPEGTLELALLPGEPYSITAAMEGFAPATAEVAVPSSPNATTTVRLRMERSINWVLLGIAAVAVGIAVAGTYWFFIHRGRRMHGRGRL, encoded by the coding sequence GTGTTTCTCGTGGGAGCCGCGGGGGCGGTCACCGTCGTCGTGAACGTGTACGAGAGGGACGGGAACGTCACCCCCGTTCCCGGGGCATCGCTCTACGCGAACGGGGCGTTCATCGGGAAGTCCGACGCGGGGGGTTCGATCCAGTTCTCCCACCCGGGGGAGGCCCCGGTCGGGGTGACGGTGAAGAAACTCGGGTACGCGACGTGGACGGGAGAGATCGACCCCAACACGACCGCCCTCTCGGTGGAGATGACCCGCGCGAAGGTCGCGCTCACCGTGGAGGCCTACGACACGGATACCCTCCTCCCGGTCCCCGCGGCACGCGTGAAGGTCTCGGGGCCGGGGGTGTCCAACGCGACGACCACGGACGTGAACGGGTCCGCGACAGTACTCCTCGAATCGAACGCGGTCTACACGGTCGAGGTCGAGGCGCCGGGCTTCCGCCTCTACGAGAGGGCTATAGAGGTCGGTTTCGAGGAGAAGAACCTGCAGGTCCTCCTCGTCAGGGAGGAGAGATTTTCCGTCACCGTGAGGGACGCTGCCACGGGTGAACCCGTCCCGGGCGCGAGGGTATCGGTCGACGGGGCCGAGCGTGGCGTGACTGACCCGCGGGGGGCCCTCTTCCTCTCGCTCCCCCGCGGCAAGGTGTACGCAATCGCGGTGACGAAGGAAGGGTACGAGGAGTACAGGAGCCAGCAGATCGTCGGGGAAGACCAGGCTATCGTCCCCGTCTCCCTCTCGAAGTCGACCGCCGTGGTATTCGTGAACGTCTACGGCGAGGGGAGGAACCCCCTCGAGGGGGCAATGGTGACGGTAGACGGGAAGCCCGCAGGGTCGACGAACAAATACGGGAGACTCCAGGTCCCGAACCTCACGTACGGGACGTACACGCTCAACGTCACGGCACCCGGCCACGTCCCCGTCTCGCGGAGCCTTGCGGTCTCGTCCCGGACGGAGGATGTTCACGTCGAACTCCCCCGCGCGCGGGTGAACGTGACGCTCGTGGCAACGGAGGGAGAATCCGGCAGGGTCGCCGGTGCGACGGTCCTCGTGAACGGGACCCCGGCCGGCACGACCGGCCCGGAGGGCACGCTTGAGCTTGCCCTTCTCCCGGGCGAGCCCTATTCAATAACGGCGGCCATGGAAGGATTCGCACCCGCGACCGCGGAAGTGGCGGTCCCGTCGTCCCCGAACGCGACCACGACGGTCCGCCTCAGGATGGAGAGGAGCATCAACTGGGTCCTCCTCGGGATCGCCGCGGTGGCAGTGGGAATCGCGGTCGCCGGGACGTACTGGTTCTTCATCCACCGCGGGAGGAGGATGCACGGGCGGGGGAGGCTCTGA
- a CDS encoding AMP phosphorylase: protein MKLSVKLVDIGTREVLLHAADAGNIGVMPGDRVQILNEASGMTVAAFVDTTTSLLPKGTIGIYRITNEKLQVSEGTLVEVRRAERPATLDYIRKKMDGEHLTKDETFAIIRDVVEDNLSPAELTAYVTACYINGMDMDEVEHLTRAMVETGERLKFHSHPIVDKHSIGGVPGNKISLLVVPIIAASGLKIPKTSSRAITGAGGTADLMEVLAPVNFTAAEVQQMTEKVGGAIVWGGATNIAPADDKIIIQEYPFRIDARGQMLASVMAKKFAVGADLTVIDIPVGMHAKVKSVQEGRKLAREFIELGDRLKIQVECAITYGDSPVGRAIGPKLEVIEALRILEGAEGPGSLFQKSIAIAGIALEMSGKAARGKGSEMAAEIVKKGDALKKLRQIIEIQGGDPNVRSDDIQPGRHQFVVNAPATGYVIELNNSALVSLARTAGAPHDKGAGILLHAKKGARVEKGQPIFTIFAERSWRLQKAIEEGRKLMPVLVEGMLLDRVPQDMRWR from the coding sequence ATGAAGCTTTCCGTGAAACTCGTGGACATAGGGACCCGCGAGGTCCTCCTCCACGCGGCAGACGCGGGGAACATCGGGGTGATGCCGGGCGACCGCGTCCAGATCCTCAACGAGGCGAGCGGCATGACGGTCGCCGCGTTCGTGGACACCACGACATCCCTCCTCCCGAAGGGGACGATTGGGATCTACAGGATCACGAACGAGAAGCTGCAGGTGAGCGAGGGGACCCTGGTAGAGGTGAGGAGGGCGGAGCGGCCCGCGACGCTCGACTACATCCGGAAGAAAATGGACGGGGAGCACCTCACGAAGGACGAGACGTTCGCGATCATCAGGGATGTCGTGGAGGACAATCTCTCGCCCGCGGAGCTGACTGCATACGTGACCGCGTGCTACATCAACGGGATGGACATGGACGAGGTGGAACACCTCACCCGCGCTATGGTCGAGACGGGCGAGAGACTGAAGTTCCACAGCCACCCGATCGTCGACAAGCACTCGATCGGCGGGGTCCCCGGCAACAAGATCTCGCTCCTCGTCGTCCCCATCATCGCGGCGAGCGGCCTCAAGATCCCAAAGACGAGTTCCCGCGCGATCACGGGGGCCGGCGGGACGGCGGACTTGATGGAAGTCCTCGCGCCGGTCAACTTCACTGCCGCGGAGGTCCAGCAGATGACCGAGAAGGTCGGCGGCGCGATCGTCTGGGGTGGGGCGACGAACATCGCGCCCGCGGACGACAAGATCATCATCCAGGAGTACCCATTCCGGATCGACGCCCGGGGCCAGATGCTCGCGAGCGTGATGGCGAAGAAATTCGCGGTCGGCGCGGACCTTACGGTCATTGACATCCCCGTCGGGATGCACGCGAAGGTGAAATCGGTCCAGGAGGGGCGGAAACTCGCGCGGGAGTTCATCGAGCTCGGTGACCGCCTGAAGATACAGGTGGAGTGCGCGATCACCTACGGCGATTCGCCGGTGGGCCGCGCGATTGGCCCGAAGCTCGAGGTCATCGAGGCGCTCCGCATCCTCGAGGGGGCAGAGGGGCCTGGATCGCTCTTCCAGAAGAGCATCGCCATTGCCGGGATAGCGCTCGAGATGTCGGGGAAGGCGGCGCGGGGGAAGGGTTCCGAGATGGCCGCGGAGATCGTGAAGAAGGGCGACGCCCTGAAGAAACTCCGCCAGATCATCGAGATACAGGGGGGCGACCCGAACGTGAGGTCCGACGACATCCAGCCGGGAAGGCACCAGTTCGTGGTCAATGCCCCGGCGACGGGGTACGTGATCGAGCTCAACAACAGCGCGCTCGTCAGCCTCGCCCGGACGGCAGGTGCACCGCACGACAAGGGTGCAGGCATCCTCCTCCACGCGAAGAAGGGTGCGCGTGTCGAGAAGGGCCAGCCGATCTTCACGATATTCGCCGAGAGGAGCTGGCGGCTCCAGAAGGCCATCGAGGAGGGGAGGAAGCTGATGCCGGTCCTCGTCGAGGGGATGCTCCTCGACCGGGTCCCCCAGGACATGCGGTGGAGGTGA